The Methylopila sp. M107 genome contains the following window.
GGCGCGACGTGTGGGGGGCGGGGCAGGGGGTCGGCGCAATCGCCGAGACGCTGCCCGCCGCCGAAATCGTGCGCCGGATGGCGGCCGAGCACCGGGCCGCGAAGGCGACGCTCGCGGGCTGACCCGCGGCGGCCCGGCATGGCCGGCCGCTCCGGCCGTCCGGACCATCCCTGGCCGCATGCATTTCCGAGAGAATGAGGCGTTTCGGCGGAGCGCCCCTGGCCGCGTCGGCCAGCCCATGCGGCCGGCCGGCCGCATTGACCCCTCGCCCAGTCGGTGACCCGGAGCGGTCTGTCCGGCAATCAGCGGAGCGACCCGCGACCACGCGACTCCAGGCGCGAGCAGCTCCTGCATCGCCAGCCACCTGTTCGAAGGCGCAGGTGGCGGAAGAGGTGTCCGCCTAACTAGGCTTTACCGGCCTTCCTGCTCCAGTTCCTTACCCGTGAAAAGATCAATATCTATCGGCAGTTAGGTGCTCGACTAACTTACTCAGTGGATCTAGCCTGCACCGCCCTTCACTCCAATAGCCGTTGTCTGCTAGGGATAGCGCTGGGGTATACGGGCGGTTGGGAGTGTGAGATGACGACGGGAAGGTCGATGAACAGACTTTCCGCGAGGTCGGTTGCGACAGCGCCGGCGGGCCGCCACGCGGACGGCGGCAACCTCTACCTTTTGGTGACCACGACCGGCGCGAAGTCGTGGTTGCTCATTTTTCGTCACGACGGACGGCAACGCGAGATGGGGCTAGGCGCGGTTCGCTCTGTCTCGCTCGCTCGTGCGCGAGAACTCGCCGCCGCTGCGCGGGCGCAGCTTTCTGACGGTATCGATCCGATCGAAGCGCGGAGGCAGAGCAGGGAAGAGGCATCGCGCGCCAGTAGGCGCGTTCCAACCTTCGGCGAGGCCGCGGATCAGATCATCGAGTCCATGGAGTCCGGCTGGCGTAACTCCAAACACCGCGCCCAATGGCGTATGACGCTTGGGCGAGCGCGTGACCCGGAAGGCGAGCTGACGGGGGAGGGATATTGCCTGGCGCTTGCCGACAAGCCTGTTAACGAGGTCACGACCGCAGACGTCCTCGCAGTGTTGCGACCTATCTGGAGCGAGAAGGCAGAGACCGCCTCGCGTGTTCGAGGGCGGATCGAGGCCGTTCTGAATGCAGCAAAGGCCGAAGGGTTTCGGTCAGGCGAAAACCCCGCGCTCTGGCGCGGACATCTCGACAGGCTGCTCGCCAAGCGTCAGAAGCTTCAGCGCGGGCATCATAGGGCGCTCGCCTACGAGGATCTTCCAGCGTTCGTAGCGGACTTGCGCGGCCGGGATGGCGTCGCGCCTCTCGCGCTTGAATTTGCCATCTTGACCGCCAGTCGAACAGGGGAAGTGCTCGGCGCAAGACGGAGCGAATTCGACCTCGATCGGCGTCTGTGGTCGATCCCCGCGGCGCGTATGAAGGCGGGTCGTTCACATCGCGTGCCGCTCGTTGAGCGTGCGGTCGAGATCCTCGCCGAGCTTGAGCCTCTCCGTCGGGACGCGAGCACACCAGACGCCGTTATGTTTCCGTCGCCACGGCGCTCGAATGAGCCTCTCTCCAACATGGCATTGGCCACCGTGCTCAAGCGTATGGATTATTCCGTAACGACACATGGCTTTCGCTCGACATTTCGCGATTGGGCGGGCGACCAAACGAATTTCGCACGGGAGGTGGTGGAGGCGGCGCTGGCGCATTCAATTCGCGACGCGACGGAGGCGGCCTATAGGCGCCAAGATGCGTTAGAGAAGCGCCGAGAACTTATGAACGCCTGGGCGAGGTACGCCGCACCATCGACCGTTGAGGCCGACTAAAGGGTGCCTGGGCGCCGCCGATTTTGACTCGGCTAGCTATGCGTCGAGCGCTACGTTCCGCACTTACGATCATTGATTAGACGATTTTGAATAACCTGATCATTGATCCTTGTAATGCGGTCGAGTGGCCGCCTGTGGAAAAGTCTATCAACGCCAAATCCAAGCCTATATGCGTAGCGCAAACGCCGATTTGGCTCGGGTGCTGATAACTGAGCAATTTCGGTCTGCACAAACCTTCATGGTCCGTCATGGTCGGTGCTGGAGATGTAACGAATCCGGCGAAGACATCGGCGTGAATTGCTCGCAATGTCCGCCCAACGATTTCCCCGGAGCGGATTATGCAAATTCCAAACACTACCCCCGTTGATCGAAGAGCCTTTCCAGTTCGCGGCGCAGCTGAATGGCTGTCCGTAAGCGAGTCTTACATTTGGAAAATGGCTCGCAATGGAAAGATCAAGCTTACCCGCGTGGGTGGGAGAACGTTGATCTTTAGCGAGGACCTAGAGCGCTTCATCGCAGAGATGCGAGCTTCATCTTAAAACGAAAACAGCCGCGCCATGCCGGGCGCGACTGCTTCATTTTTCACTCGCCCCCGCGACGGGAAGAGATCAAGTAATGACGAATATTAGCACGCCGCGCGGGCGTGAGCAATCTAACGCGCCGGACTTCGTGCGGATACTGAAAACAGATCAACTAGTACCGCGCGAGCGCGGGTTGATCAACGCGTCTTTGATCGCCGCTGAAGCCGCCCCCGACGGCCACGTCCAAGTCGATGTCTGGCCGGTCTTTCGCCTAGGCGGACGGCATCTGCGCGGCGCGTTTCGCTGCCCTCAGTGTGAACAGGTCCATGTCGTCGGGCTGTCTGATCCGTTTATCAGATGCCCGGCGTGTCGGGGGAGAGTTGCGCCAGGCGCAAGGCGCATCGGCGATGTCAGGACGGTTTGGCGAATGCCGGAAGACACGCCCGAGCCGGTCGCTCATGACGTTGATCATCCTGAAATCGGATGGTGTCCCGCGATGCTCGCGGAAGAGCTCCGTGGCATCGCCAAGACCCTCCGGCGTCGCAAAGATGGCCGTCCGACAAGCCGGGAACGGCAACGGCTGTTTGAGGCGCTCCGCGGCCTTCTACGGTGTCGCGCCTTCGAAGTGGCATTAGCTGAGCGATTAGATGGGGGGGAGTCCCGTCGTGACATCGCGGTCAGCCGCCGAGAGCTTTGCCACGAGATTTATCGTCGACATGCCGGGCCGGGCCGCACTTCGTTCGCCCGAACTGTCGATGTCGGGGGCAGGGCGCTCGAGCACCTGTTCTATCGAGGGTCGCTCTGGTGAGCGCGCCCCTCGACGACGCCATCACCGGCACCGACGACCCGTTCGACGCGGGCGACAAGGTCGACGAACAGATGCTGAGGCGAACTCTAATGGCGGCCGCGGGGCCGCTGGTTGACGTAGCCAATCATATCGACCCCCTCACCGGCGACTTTCGACCGCTTCCGCCCGCGCCGGTGGTCTGGGCCGAGGTCCTGCTATTTGAGGCATTCACTTTGAGCGGTGGCGAGCCAGATCTCATCTATTGGAATGACGCATGGTGGCGCTGGGAGGGGTCACACTGGAAGGAATCGAGCGACGGCGAGATCGAGGCCGAGGCTTACCGCGTGTTTCATCGCAAGCGGCTCTACCGCAAAGCGCTCGACGATATAAACGACGCGCCGCCGTTTAACCCAGATGGCAAAAAGCTCACCGAAACGCTCCGCGCGCTTCGCGCCCGAGTTCGCGTCGCTGGCACAGTCGAGCCGTTCCAATGGTTTGGCCGACGTCCCACCGATCCCGACCCTGCGGACCTGATCCCCTGCCAAAACGGCTTATTCAACCTCCGTACTAAAAGGCTGATGGCGGCGGACAGGCGCTTTATGGCGACGAGCGTGGGCGACTGGACGTTCGATCGTACTGTGACCGCCCCGCGCTTTATGGGCTTCGTCGAAAGCGTATGGCCGGGCGACGCGACGACCCAGGGGTTTTTCCAAGAAATCCTTGGGTACATGCTCTCGGGAGACCGATCGCTTCAAAAAATTCCGGCGCTCATTGGGCCGCCCCGATCGGGCAAATCTCTCATCGCCCGAATTCTCGACAGCGCAGTCGGCAGCGGCCTCTACACGGCGCTATCGACTGCGCAGTTCGCCGAAAACTTCGGTCTGCAAGGCACCATCGGAAAGCGCGTCGCCGCGATACCGGACCTTCGGCTCAAACGGCAGGTCGATCACGGCGCCTTTGCCGAACGCCTTCTAACGATGTCCGGCGAGGACTCCGCCAGCATCCCCCAGAAGCATCGCGCCGACTGGCGAGGTTCACCCTCGGCCAAATTCATCTTCGCCGCCAATGAGCTTCCGGACCTCCGCGACGATAGCGGAGCTATCGCCAACCGCCTCGCTCCGCTCGTTTTCAGAAAATCATTCCTCGGCGTGGAAGATCCGAAGCTGTTCGATGCCATGCGCCGGGAGCTGGCGTGGATCGTCAACTGGGCGGCGCTAGGCCTTGCGCGACTGAGGAAGCGCGGTTCGTTCGAGTTGCCCCAAGCGAGCCGCGACCTAATAGCGACCGCGACCGAAAGCGCGTCTCCAATAACCGCCTTCGTTCGTGAGCGATGCGAGCTCGACGAAAAGCGCGAGACATCCGTCGGTCTCATGCTCGACGTCTACAATGCCTGGCGGATCGACGCTGGCGAGAAGCCGGCTAACGCCAATGCGCTCAGTCGAGGGCTCCGTGCAGCATATCAAATTGAGACCCGTCGAGAGCGAGGACCACGGTCGGCTGTCCGAGGCCGCGTCTATGGCGGTATTGGGATCGTGTCATGATCGGGATTTTCGGCGTGTCCGCCGTGTGTCCGCGTTGTCCCGAAAATGGCGGACACGAGAAAGACAACGATATCAATATGTTGTCCGGCTGCGTCCGCGTGTCCGCTATTTTTCGTTCCAAGAGTCTTTCGCGGAAACAGGACACCAATGTCAGTCGTAGGAAGCACAATAGAGAAAAATGGCGGACACAGCGGACACGGACGCACGCGGCGGAAATTAACACGCTGATAACGCAGCCTTTTTCGTGCCCAAAGCTTTCGGCGGCCGATACCGTTAGAATAGCGGACACGTCCATGGATCGCCTGATGGGCGTCGCACCATGATTGTGCCCCGCCAGCGCCCCGACGACCCGGCCGGTGAGCTCTCGGCATGGCTGCGCGCCGTCGCGGCTCACATGTCCCCCGAGGCCGCCAAGATGGCCGGCGAGGTCGAGCGCGGCCTTTTGCAAAGCTCGCGGGCGCCGGGACCTCGCCCGGCCACCATCGACGCCGACAACGCGCTCCGTCGCCTCAAGCGACTTCTTTATCCGGCGATCTCGGCAAACGCCGCAGCGACGGAAATGGCAAGGCTTGCGGCTCGATACGAGGCGGTCGGCTGGAAGCGAGACCGAGAGGCAGGGCTTGCCCCGACGGAAGAGCCCCACCGAACATTCTTCAAGCTCCTGACGGTCGACAAGAAGCTATCTCAAAGATCAATTCGCAGAGCGATTGAAGGTGAAAGGTTATGATCTATTCGTTGTCCAAACAGATGTGATTTATTTGGACAACGCGAGTCGGCAAGATGTCGCTAGAGCGGAGAAGAAGCCAATGTCGGCCAACAATATCGATCTCAATCGCCTGCGACACCTTATTGACCTCGCGCAAACGCAGGCAGACCGGAGGCGGCGTCTTGGCGAGACGTATCGCCGACGGCGCGATGATCGAAGGCGCATCGAGATTGAGATCGAGACCTATGGTCAGGCGCGCCACGGGATCTTCCCGACCCGACCGGCACAATCAGCCGGCCCTCGCCGTTCGCACGAGGACCTTCTCGCTCAGCGATTGACCGACGCGCGTATGGCCGAAGGCGAAGCATTGGCCGCGCAGGAAAACGCGACCCGCGAGGGCGCGCCTTCCATGACACTGGCTCGCGAAGCCGCCGAATACGCACGGTCGGTTCTACGGGACCGATGCCCCGTCGATATTGTTGAGCACCTGGAATCTTAACCATGGCCAAGACCGCAACTAAATCCGCGCTCGACGAAATCGAAGTCTTCCGAGACCGCATTAACGAGGTCCGCGAGGCGATCGAAGCTGCGGAGCGCGCGCCCGTCGACCTTGCCACGGTGAAAGAGCGTGTTGCTGGTTTCGTCGATAGTCAGGTCGACGAAGCAAGAGAATGGCTCGGCGTTTCAGCCTTTGCCGGTCGTCAAGGGGCGATGGGGCATCTCGGCGACTTACAGTTCGGTTCGGCGTTCTCTCGCGCACCCTTCGGCGTACTGGCCCAGTTCGTCGGACGCGAGGCCATTCAGAACAAGCTCATCGAGATGGCCGCACCGAGCGCCGCGGGCGGCGTTGGCGAGGGCGAACGCATGGCGACAGTCGCTAGCCGGACGCGAGAGCTCGGCGAGCTTGAGCGATCCGAAGAGGCTGCGATCCGCGCCCTCGAAGAGCATGGCGAGGTCATCATCCGCCGCCCCGACGCTAATCCGGCGATCGTGCTCGCCCGCGATCTCAACCTTGTGGAGGCTGAGTAATGGCGATCGACAACAAAGAGCTTTGGCGACGTGCTTTGAAGCCGAAGCAGACGGCGGCCGAAACCGCGCCGGCACCCGTCGCAACCGTCCGTAAAGGGCCCGATGCGTTCAAACTAGCGCTCTGGAAAGCAGCGCTGCGCGTGCCGGCCGAGCGCCAATGACTTCCCTTTGCGGCCTGCCTTGGCCTCGGCTGGCCGCGATCGCCCGGCCGGCTCGTCACCGGTCGATATCTGCCCGTCGTCTGGCTTCGTCACCGGGCGGCGGGCGGCGACCCCGGCACAAAGCGGGTCCTTGGGACGGGGCCCCTACTGCGGGGAGCGCGGCCGCGCAGGCTTTCGCTAGCGGGTTAGAAAAAATTTTCACTTAAGTTTCAGGGGGTTAAAAGGTTGAGCGTTCAGCGGCTATCTAAGGCGAAATTTGCCTCCTTGCTCGGCGTCACCCCGCCTAGAGTATCTCAGTATGCAAAGCTTGGCCTACCAGTCGAGCCAGACGGAAAGATCGACCCGGACGTCGCACTAAAGTGGCTTAAGTCGAACGTTAAGTCCGCAGCGTCCTCGACCAAAAACCCGGCCGATACATCTGGCCTGATCGAAATGCGTATCAGGTTGATCGAAGTTCAGGTCGCTCGCGGCGAGGTCGCACTTCAGCGCGAGCGCGGCGAGGTCATCGATAAGGACGTCATCGTTCGGTTCGTCGTCGACTGGAATACAAAGATCAAGATCGGCTTGCTGAACTTCGCGGCCAGGCGCGGCCCCGGCATCGCGGCGAAAGTCGGCGCCGCTGAGGTCGAACTCATCGGCCTGCTAGAAGCTGCGATGCGCGAACATATGAATGAGATGGCCGACGAGCCGCTGCCGATGGGCATCCAAGCATGAGGCTTGATCTCGCCCATATCGCCGGAAGCACGTTTAACACGCCGCTTTTGATGCACCGCCGGCGCCTCGACACCGCGCTTGCGGCGCTCGGACCGCGCATCCTTGAAGGTGCCGCGGCGGGCCGACAGATCAATGCCGACAAAATCGCTGCGGCTATGGCGAGGCGCCAATGCGGCGATATTGGCGTCGTTCGCATGTATACCGGTGGCGCCTACCTGACGGATTTGGGCATCGGCGTGCTTCCGATTCTCGGCACGCTCGTTCGGCGCGGAACTTGGCTCGATGCCGAGTGCGGCCTCATGAGCTACGGCCTTATCCGGCAGGGGTTCGACGACATGCTCGCGGACCCCAGCGTGCGTGGCGTCGTCGCCGAGTACGACACGCCAGGCGGCGAGGCCGGCGGATGTTTCGACCTCGCGCGTCATATGCGGGCTGCGGCGAAGGCGGCCAGGAAGCCGCTGTGGTCGCACGCCAACGAACTCGCGGCCTCTGCAGGCTATGCGCTGGCGTCCGCGGGCGAGCGGATTTGGATAGCGACGACAGGCGAGGTCGGGTCTATCGGCGTCGTCGCGGCTCACGTCGACATGAGCAAGGCCGACGAAAGAGCCGGCCTCAAATGGACCTATATTTTCAAGGGCGAGCGGAAGGTCGACGGCAACCCGCATGAGCCTCTCAGCGGCGCCGCGGACAAGGCCGTCCGCGCCGACGTCTCGGCGCTTTACGACATGTTCGTCGACCTTGTGGCCGGACATCGCGGGATTTCCGCTCAGCGGGTGCGCGAAACCGAGGCAGGGTGCTTTAGAGGCGACGCAGCGGTTCAACAGAAGCTCGCCGATAAGGTCGGCACGCTCGAGGACGCGATCGGGGCGCTAGCAGAGAAAATCGGAGTGGAAACGTCGTTGTCCTCTCAGCCGTCGGCCCGGCGAGTTCAACAAGCGGCCGCGCGCCACCCGGAGGTCATCGCCGCTCTCGCGGCTGACCGCACCCGCAGCGCAGCACTTACGGCGCTCGGCGTCATGGCCGCCAAGCTCGGCGTGACCTTTGACGCCTCGGCCGCAATCGCCGGCAACGTCGGTGTACAGGCCGCTCGAAATGCTGTGCTCAACGCCGCGGCCGAGAAAGATGAAGCGGTCATCACCTGTAGCGGTCCGGGAACAGCGGAACAGAGCGACCGCACTGGCACCGCGTCGACTCGCGCGATGTGGCGCAAAGCGCTGCAGAGGGCATGATCCATGTCGCAGAGCGAAGCCAAGGTCGTCCTATCAGTCGTCGACCGCATCACGGGTCCGCTCGCCGGGATTCAGGCGCGCATCAATCGTCTTACTGCGCCCATCCGCAACATCGGGCGCGCCATCGGCGACATCGGCCGCGCCGCCGGCGTCGACCGCCTTGCCGGGCGTGTCACCGAGCTCGGTCGCCGCATCGGCCATACCACGCAACTCGCGCGCGGCCTTATCGCCCCGCTGGCGCTCGCCGCCGGCGTGGGGCTCACGTTCGGCGCGCGCGATCTCATCAAGACGAACGCCCAATTCGAGAAGTTCGGGACGGTCCTCGAAACCGTCCTCAAGTCGCCCGAGAAGGCGCAAAAGGCGCTCGGCTGGATCTCGACGTTTGCGGCAAAGACGCCTTACGAACTCGCCGAGACGACCGGCGCGTTCGTGAAGCTCACGTCTTATGGCATCGACCCGGTCAAGGGCTCGCTACTGAGCGCCGGCAACGCGGCCGCGGCTATGGGGAAGCCGCTAAACCAGGCGGTCGAGGCCATCGCCGACGCAATGAGCGGCGAAAATGAGCGCCTTAAAGAGTTCGGCATCACGACGTCGAAGGCCGGCGGCAAAATCATGTATTCGTGGGTCGAAAACGGAAAGCAGATGACGGCCTCCGCGAAAAAAAATTCGCGCGAGCAGATCCTGTCTGTAATCAACGGGATTTGGAATCGTCAGTATACCGGCGCGATGGACAAGCTTTCCGCGACTTGGGACGGCATGGTCGGCAATCTCAAAGATCAGTGGGCGCGCGGAATGCTCGCCATCGGCAAGGCCGGATTTTTTGATTACATAAAGGGCCGGCTCGCGTCCTTGCTGGATTACGTCAAGGGCCTTGCGGACTCGGGTCGTCTCGCGGAAATCGGCAAACAGATCAGTGACGGCCTCGTCGGCGGAGTGAAGGCCGTCGAGGAGGCGCTGCGCGCCGTCAATTGGGGCGACGTTTGGGAAAGCGTGAAAGCCGGCGTCGAGGTCGTCAAGAGCGTCGGCGCGGCGTTAGGCTGGCTATCCGGGCTCGTCGGCGGCCCCGTCCAGGCGGCGCTTTTGGTCCTCGGGACGTTTACGCTCGCGCCGCTTCTTGCGTCCATCATCTCGGTGGGCGCGGCGTTCGCTTCGGTTCTGCTAGCTCTGCTCTCGCCGGCGGGAGCCGTTATCGTCGCCATAGCTGCGCTAGCAGGGGCTGCGGCGCTCGTCTATCGAAATTGGGAACCGATCAAGAGGCTATTCAGCGACATTTGGGCGAAACTGTCCGAGGTTCCCCAGTTCAAGGCATTCGAGAACGTCAACGCGACGTTTTACGCGGCCGGCGTCGCGATCGTCGACTCTCTGTGGAGTGGCATCCAGTCGGTCTTCTCGTCGCGCATTGGCAACGGCCTGCGCGCCGAACTCGCCATCCTTACGAATTGGATGCCGGAATGGCTTAAGGGGCGGCTCGGCCTGTCTGAAATCGGCAGGTCCTTGCCGACCGGCGGCGCGAGCGGTTCCTATGCGCCGCCAACGCCGGCAATCCCCGGCGCGCCCGCGTCTGGCACGCCCGGCGTCGGCGCAGCGCAACAGGGCGGCGCATCGGGCGGATGGACGCCGTCGAGCCCCTGGGCGGGCGCTACGCCGCCTTCCAACGCAAGCGCGAACGGTCGCGTTGCCGGGGCCTTCGCCGCCCCCGCGGCGGCTCCTGCACCCGCCCCGGCGCCGGCCGTCGTCCCGATCGTCTCGGCGCAGCCGGACATTAACGTGAGCGCGCCGCTTAACCTCGACGCCGCCTTTAATTGGTCGAGCGCTGACGCGACGTTGGCGCAAGTTCGCTCGCTGTTGGAACGTTACCGCGCGGAGAGCGAAGCACGCATCCGAGCGGCTACAGCGTCAGCCTTAGCGGACTGAAAATGACCGACATTCCAACTTTGCATTCTTTCGATCGCGCGGTTGTCCAACGGATCGCAGAGTTCGGGGGCCTGCCCATTCTGCTCACCCCCATCGTTACGGCGATCGACGATCGCCGTGATCCAGATTCCGGGGCGGCCGAGAGCCTTTGGACGGTAGAGGCGTCAGTCGAGGGAGGTCCGCGGCTTCAATGCCAGATCGCGATAGCAAAAAGCGCGGCGGAATCTTCAGACTGGCTCGCTTCCTATGAACCAGTTTTGGTCGCGACCTCCAACGATACTCGCCGGGGGGCGCTATCGGCCGTCTCCTATGATCTCGTCCCTCTGAGAAAAGGTGCCGAGTTTGCCGCTGGGCTCAGGGCATTGCGCGGGGAGATCAGCCGCCTGTACGCCCTGAAATGTATTCGTCCACCAAAATACATATTCATTTGTGCCTAGGATTGTCATTTTGCAAATCGAATTGACGTTATACAAATAGTTATGACGTAATTACTCGTTGCAAATCGGCTCAAATGGAGACATTTATCTATTCGTGGATCAACGGAGGCCGATTATGCTTGCACTGATTGAGCGCACTTCATTCGACGGGCGGGTAGGCAGCGATGACGACGCCATGTTGGCTGCGTTGAGAGCGGGATCGGCACTCCGCCTTCGCGTAGACTCGGCGGCCTGCACCGACGAGGAGGCCGACGACCTGTTGGCGCGCATCGTGGAAATTGATGACGCGATACCGCGCCTCAGAGCGTCAACCGCCGCCGGCGCTGCAGTCGCACTCCGTGAGGCTCGCCGCCAGTGGGAACTTCATCATGCCCGGCCCGGCGAGCCTGGACACGACGTAATGAGTTCGCTGCTGGCTGCGGCCGACATATTGGGTGCATCGGCGTGAGTCCCCTGCTCACGGTCAATGAGGTCGCCGAGCGGCTGCGTGTATCCGCAAAAACCTTGAGCCGGTGGAGGACCCTGGGGCAGGGGCCGCATTTCCTGAAATTGGGCGGAGGCATTAAGTACCGCGAGAGCGACCTTGAGGATTGGATCGAGAACCGCGGGCGAACGGCGACACGCTCAGGCACCGCGGCGAACGCCGACATTAAGAAGGGCGCTCGGTGACGAGAACGAGGCCGCTCCCGCAAATCTCGCTAGCGCGCCAGCCGGATGCGATGGCCGCTATAGAAGCGGGCGTCGCGGCCAGTGGCGGAAGCATGCGGCTTGCTTGTCGTCGAGCCGGCGTATCGCGCAATGCCTATTATGCTTGGCGGTCAGGGGCCCGCGCACCAAGCGCCCCGAAGCTTGTCGAACTCGCTGCACAAGCGGGCTATGAGGTCGTGCTCGTAGGCCACGGTCGCACCTTCGCCTTGACCGACTTTCCAGGCGTAATGGCGGCGCTGGACACCCGTCGACGCCGCATGAAGATCTCCATCCTCACGTTAGAAGAACGCTCGGGCATCGCCAGCCGATCATATAGCTATTGGCTTACGGGGCGGCGCCAGCCGGCGGTTCTCGCGCTCTCGACCCTCGCCGAGACGCTCGGCTTTTCTCTTCTCATGCGCCCGCGAGAGGACCCGAGCGACCCTCGCGTCGTCGCGCTCGCGCCGGCGGCCGAGGCGCTATCCGAACGGCTCACGACGCTGGCCGGCATCACGAACGCGATCATGGCGCACGCACGCTAACCTTCGGCGAGGCGATGGGACTT
Protein-coding sequences here:
- a CDS encoding site-specific integrase, with amino-acid sequence MNRLSARSVATAPAGRHADGGNLYLLVTTTGAKSWLLIFRHDGRQREMGLGAVRSVSLARARELAAAARAQLSDGIDPIEARRQSREEASRASRRVPTFGEAADQIIESMESGWRNSKHRAQWRMTLGRARDPEGELTGEGYCLALADKPVNEVTTADVLAVLRPIWSEKAETASRVRGRIEAVLNAAKAEGFRSGENPALWRGHLDRLLAKRQKLQRGHHRALAYEDLPAFVADLRGRDGVAPLALEFAILTASRTGEVLGARRSEFDLDRRLWSIPAARMKAGRSHRVPLVERAVEILAELEPLRRDASTPDAVMFPSPRRSNEPLSNMALATVLKRMDYSVTTHGFRSTFRDWAGDQTNFAREVVEAALAHSIRDATEAAYRRQDALEKRRELMNAWARYAAPSTVEAD
- a CDS encoding DNA primase family protein, yielding MSAPLDDAITGTDDPFDAGDKVDEQMLRRTLMAAAGPLVDVANHIDPLTGDFRPLPPAPVVWAEVLLFEAFTLSGGEPDLIYWNDAWWRWEGSHWKESSDGEIEAEAYRVFHRKRLYRKALDDINDAPPFNPDGKKLTETLRALRARVRVAGTVEPFQWFGRRPTDPDPADLIPCQNGLFNLRTKRLMAADRRFMATSVGDWTFDRTVTAPRFMGFVESVWPGDATTQGFFQEILGYMLSGDRSLQKIPALIGPPRSGKSLIARILDSAVGSGLYTALSTAQFAENFGLQGTIGKRVAAIPDLRLKRQVDHGAFAERLLTMSGEDSASIPQKHRADWRGSPSAKFIFAANELPDLRDDSGAIANRLAPLVFRKSFLGVEDPKLFDAMRRELAWIVNWAALGLARLRKRGSFELPQASRDLIATATESASPITAFVRERCELDEKRETSVGLMLDVYNAWRIDAGEKPANANALSRGLRAAYQIETRRERGPRSAVRGRVYGGIGIVS
- a CDS encoding S49 family peptidase, which gives rise to MRLDLAHIAGSTFNTPLLMHRRRLDTALAALGPRILEGAAAGRQINADKIAAAMARRQCGDIGVVRMYTGGAYLTDLGIGVLPILGTLVRRGTWLDAECGLMSYGLIRQGFDDMLADPSVRGVVAEYDTPGGEAGGCFDLARHMRAAAKAARKPLWSHANELAASAGYALASAGERIWIATTGEVGSIGVVAAHVDMSKADERAGLKWTYIFKGERKVDGNPHEPLSGAADKAVRADVSALYDMFVDLVAGHRGISAQRVRETEAGCFRGDAAVQQKLADKVGTLEDAIGALAEKIGVETSLSSQPSARRVQQAAARHPEVIAALAADRTRSAALTALGVMAAKLGVTFDASAAIAGNVGVQAARNAVLNAAAEKDEAVITCSGPGTAEQSDRTGTASTRAMWRKALQRA
- a CDS encoding tape measure protein, yielding MSQSEAKVVLSVVDRITGPLAGIQARINRLTAPIRNIGRAIGDIGRAAGVDRLAGRVTELGRRIGHTTQLARGLIAPLALAAGVGLTFGARDLIKTNAQFEKFGTVLETVLKSPEKAQKALGWISTFAAKTPYELAETTGAFVKLTSYGIDPVKGSLLSAGNAAAAMGKPLNQAVEAIADAMSGENERLKEFGITTSKAGGKIMYSWVENGKQMTASAKKNSREQILSVINGIWNRQYTGAMDKLSATWDGMVGNLKDQWARGMLAIGKAGFFDYIKGRLASLLDYVKGLADSGRLAEIGKQISDGLVGGVKAVEEALRAVNWGDVWESVKAGVEVVKSVGAALGWLSGLVGGPVQAALLVLGTFTLAPLLASIISVGAAFASVLLALLSPAGAVIVAIAALAGAAALVYRNWEPIKRLFSDIWAKLSEVPQFKAFENVNATFYAAGVAIVDSLWSGIQSVFSSRIGNGLRAELAILTNWMPEWLKGRLGLSEIGRSLPTGGASGSYAPPTPAIPGAPASGTPGVGAAQQGGASGGWTPSSPWAGATPPSNASANGRVAGAFAAPAAAPAPAPAPAVVPIVSAQPDINVSAPLNLDAAFNWSSADATLAQVRSLLERYRAESEARIRAATASALAD
- a CDS encoding helix-turn-helix transcriptional regulator — protein: MAALDTRRRRMKISILTLEERSGIASRSYSYWLTGRRQPAVLALSTLAETLGFSLLMRPREDPSDPRVVALAPAAEALSERLTTLAGITNAIMAHAR